From a single Natronorubrum tibetense GA33 genomic region:
- a CDS encoding archease, protein MTGTQGGRFELRDHTADIAVAATGDTLEAVFAAVANGLAAASADDVPAETGDRFSLSVSAESREALLFDYLDELIYERDVRAALPVGHRVERIEPSGENGAGTGTAGADETEWTLEASTRGVPLDEIDAREVKAVTYSEMRLERVDAGASDEGDWEAYVVFDV, encoded by the coding sequence ATGACAGGAACGCAGGGCGGACGATTCGAACTCCGCGATCACACGGCCGACATCGCGGTTGCCGCGACCGGGGACACGCTCGAGGCCGTCTTCGCCGCGGTCGCCAACGGGCTCGCGGCCGCCTCGGCCGACGACGTTCCCGCCGAGACTGGAGACCGCTTTTCGCTCTCCGTAAGCGCGGAGAGCCGCGAGGCGTTGCTGTTCGATTACCTTGACGAACTGATCTACGAACGGGACGTGCGAGCGGCGTTGCCGGTCGGCCACCGCGTCGAGCGAATCGAGCCGTCCGGCGAAAACGGTGCGGGGACCGGGACAGCGGGTGCTGACGAGACCGAGTGGACCCTAGAGGCCAGTACTCGCGGTGTTCCGCTCGACGAGATCGACGCCCGTGAGGTGAAGGCCGTGACCTACTCGGAGATGCGTCTCGAGCGAGTCGATGCCGGAGCGTCCGACGAGGGCGACTGGGAGGCGTACGTCGTCTTCGACGTTTGA
- a CDS encoding GNAT family N-acetyltransferase has product MSVNIDSCVVTPGSDDYVDEAWQLKEEINEREGVLKQRHNFFSDAYRRSTVHCYVREGELIGFAAVRRDGYILFLAVSPELRGEGIGKQLVARVAEDHDTITCHARTSNENALQFYEHLGFEIKRRIDDYYEDGGDAYYLKLGSDVGITDKISELMRR; this is encoded by the coding sequence GTGAGCGTCAACATCGACAGCTGCGTCGTCACGCCGGGGAGTGACGACTACGTCGACGAAGCCTGGCAGCTCAAAGAGGAGATCAACGAGCGGGAAGGCGTCCTCAAACAGCGCCACAATTTCTTCTCCGACGCGTACCGTCGGTCGACGGTCCACTGTTACGTCCGAGAGGGTGAGCTGATCGGATTCGCGGCCGTTCGACGCGACGGTTACATTCTCTTTCTGGCGGTCTCCCCGGAGCTCCGCGGTGAGGGAATCGGCAAACAGCTCGTCGCCCGCGTCGCCGAAGATCACGACACGATCACGTGCCACGCCCGGACGAGCAACGAGAACGCCCTCCAGTTCTACGAACACCTCGGCTTCGAGATTAAACGCCGTATCGACGACTACTACGAGGACGGCGGCGACGCCTACTACCTGAAACTCGGCTCCGACGTCGGCATCACCGACAAGATTTCGGAACTGATGCGTCGGTAG
- a CDS encoding 2-oxo acid dehydrogenase subunit E2 has product MTEHGVTVETSSLQRRGTVDYMRMAGRRSTVHGLVEVDVTEAKRRIRDRESNTGERLSFTAFLVCCLARAIEAHPHVQAYRDWRGRTVQFDDVDVNVLVERQIDGEQIGVPHVIRAANRRSLQSIHDEIRAAQTDPDDGRQTGMAALGLRLPGPIRRQLWRLPQLFPRRWKRIAGTVAVTSVGMFGTGGGWGVSPTNYTLQLTVGGIERKPGIVDDEIVPREFLSLTVTFDHDVVDGAPAARFVQRLAERIEAADGIETELES; this is encoded by the coding sequence ATGACTGAGCACGGGGTAACGGTCGAGACTAGTTCACTCCAGCGTCGAGGCACCGTCGACTACATGCGAATGGCCGGTCGGCGGAGTACCGTTCACGGACTCGTCGAGGTCGACGTCACCGAGGCGAAACGGCGCATTCGCGACCGGGAATCGAACACGGGAGAGCGTCTCTCGTTCACGGCGTTTCTCGTGTGCTGTCTGGCTCGAGCCATCGAAGCCCATCCGCACGTTCAGGCGTACCGAGACTGGCGAGGTCGGACCGTCCAGTTCGACGACGTCGACGTGAACGTCCTCGTCGAACGGCAGATAGACGGCGAACAGATCGGGGTTCCACACGTCATCAGGGCAGCCAATCGGCGTTCACTGCAGTCGATCCACGACGAGATACGAGCGGCCCAGACGGATCCGGACGACGGACGACAGACGGGAATGGCCGCTCTGGGTCTCCGGTTACCCGGCCCCATCCGGCGGCAGTTGTGGCGTCTTCCGCAGCTGTTTCCCCGGCGGTGGAAACGCATCGCGGGCACCGTCGCCGTAACGTCCGTCGGAATGTTCGGTACCGGCGGCGGCTGGGGCGTTAGCCCGACGAACTATACCCTCCAGCTCACGGTCGGCGGAATCGAACGGAAGCCGGGGATCGTCGACGACGAAATCGTCCCTCGAGAGTTCCTGAGCCTCACAGTGACGTTCGACCACGATGTCGTCGACGGTGCACCCGCTGCCCGGTTCGTCCAGCGGTTGGCGGAGCGCATCGAAGCGGCCGACGGGATCGAAACGGAACTCGAGTCCTAG
- a CDS encoding LiaF transmembrane domain-containing protein has translation MPTSLSSRRLPTSQLLLGALVVLLGVLLLLETTGVSPTQSLLVYVPSLFVVVGVWALVQSRFRNIVGPIVLIGVAGAWQLVTLEYATVDQVVVFWPVFVIAFGLSIITGQFRSRVRATDDAFTSAFAAFGGVEKRNTSRTFAGADLTAIFGGTELDLRDTEIESRPAQINAVALFGGVDIIVPRDWNVRMDVLPVLGGAADDRPRREGGHDELDLVVTGFAAFGGVSVSD, from the coding sequence ATGCCTACGTCACTCTCCTCCCGTCGGCTTCCGACCAGCCAACTCCTCCTCGGAGCATTAGTGGTCCTGCTAGGCGTCCTGCTCTTACTCGAGACGACCGGCGTTTCGCCGACCCAGAGCCTGCTGGTTTACGTCCCGTCGCTGTTCGTCGTCGTCGGCGTTTGGGCGCTCGTCCAGAGCCGATTTCGCAATATCGTCGGTCCGATCGTCCTGATCGGCGTCGCCGGCGCGTGGCAACTGGTCACACTCGAGTACGCGACCGTCGACCAGGTCGTCGTCTTCTGGCCGGTGTTCGTGATTGCCTTCGGTCTCTCGATCATCACCGGCCAGTTCCGATCGCGGGTTCGTGCGACCGACGACGCCTTCACGTCCGCGTTCGCCGCGTTCGGCGGCGTCGAGAAGCGAAACACCTCGAGGACGTTCGCCGGTGCCGATCTGACGGCCATTTTCGGCGGCACCGAACTCGATCTTCGCGATACGGAGATCGAGAGCCGACCGGCACAGATCAACGCCGTCGCGCTGTTCGGCGGGGTCGATATCATCGTCCCTCGCGATTGGAACGTACGGATGGATGTCCTCCCAGTACTGGGCGGAGCCGCCGACGATCGGCCACGCCGTGAGGGGGGTCACGACGAACTCGATCTCGTGGTTACCGGCTTCGCCGCGTTCGGCGGCGTCTCCGTATCGGACTGA
- a CDS encoding YqjF family protein, with protein MLGSLHMGWRHVLFANWPVDPAVVEPHLPEALALDTRDGKAWLSVVPFTNIDVRPRRLPSGVGIPLPELNLRTYVTHDGAPGVYFFSLDADGLLAVLGARLFHYLPYYYASIDLRGENGRIRFTNRRRHPGARPVRFDATYGPVGDRYTGEPDTLAAFLTARYRYYTEAPDGTLRYATIDHEPWPLYDAAVEIETNTLFRANGFSTPESDPVHFYSPGVETTASGSKRTK; from the coding sequence ATGCTCGGATCACTGCACATGGGCTGGCGCCACGTCCTCTTCGCGAACTGGCCGGTCGATCCGGCCGTGGTCGAGCCCCACCTCCCGGAGGCGCTCGCGCTCGACACCCGCGACGGGAAGGCGTGGCTCTCGGTCGTCCCGTTCACGAACATCGACGTCCGGCCGCGGAGACTTCCCTCCGGCGTGGGTATCCCGCTCCCCGAACTCAACCTGCGGACCTACGTGACTCACGACGGTGCGCCAGGCGTGTACTTCTTTAGCCTCGACGCGGACGGACTCCTCGCGGTTCTGGGCGCTCGGCTCTTCCACTATCTCCCGTACTACTACGCCAGCATCGACCTTCGTGGAGAAAATGGTCGCATTCGATTCACGAATCGCCGTCGTCATCCGGGGGCCAGACCGGTCCGGTTCGACGCAACCTACGGCCCGGTCGGCGACCGGTACACCGGCGAACCGGACACGCTCGCTGCGTTTCTCACAGCGCGCTATCGCTACTACACCGAAGCCCCGGACGGAACGCTGCGCTACGCAACCATCGATCACGAGCCGTGGCCGCTGTACGACGCCGCCGTCGAAATCGAGACCAACACGCTCTTTCGCGCGAACGGGTTCTCGACGCCGGAGTCGGACCCGGTTCACTTCTACAGCCCCGGCGTCGAGACGACTGCGTCCGGGAGTAAACGGACGAAGTAA
- the priS gene encoding DNA primase small subunit PriS — MEERTRAYLRGRFRDHYRRTEITPPPAANEREWGYIPWTEGPDTTMVRHRSLLELGDLSEFLVRKRPQHVYFSAGRFRDPGASSMHAKDWQSADLVFDLDADHLPSVTLGEDSYAEMLAKCKDALFRLIEFLEDDFGFEELEFVFSGGRGYHVHVRDENVLHLDREHRREIVDYVRGIGMDYEELIETETVAGLGRKTPTERRTLEIDGGWGARTHDHLMAFVDDLLAMDDEDALARLQEFDGIGEGKATATLNAARNNREQLEAGNVTVHTAVSQLAERFASQAVERDNAPIDEPVTTDTNRLIRLPGSLHGGSGLKTVRLERDEIAEFDPLDDAVPETFQGHEITVDVTRGGEVELGGDSFTVTEGDQSLPEYVAVFLMARGRAEKEKE; from the coding sequence ATGGAGGAGCGAACGAGGGCCTATCTTCGCGGTCGATTTCGTGATCACTACCGGCGGACAGAGATCACGCCGCCGCCCGCGGCCAACGAACGTGAGTGGGGCTACATCCCCTGGACCGAAGGGCCGGATACGACGATGGTCCGCCACCGGTCGCTCCTCGAGTTAGGCGATCTCTCGGAGTTTCTCGTCCGGAAGCGGCCACAGCACGTCTACTTCTCGGCGGGACGGTTCCGTGATCCCGGTGCCAGTTCGATGCACGCGAAAGACTGGCAGTCCGCGGACCTCGTCTTCGACTTAGACGCGGACCACCTGCCGAGCGTGACCCTCGGCGAAGATTCCTACGCCGAGATGCTCGCGAAGTGTAAGGACGCGCTGTTCCGACTGATCGAGTTCCTGGAGGACGATTTCGGCTTCGAAGAACTCGAGTTCGTCTTCTCGGGCGGTCGCGGCTATCACGTTCACGTCCGCGACGAGAACGTCCTGCATCTCGACCGAGAGCACCGCCGAGAGATCGTGGACTACGTTCGCGGCATCGGGATGGACTATGAGGAACTGATCGAGACCGAGACCGTCGCCGGACTCGGGCGAAAGACGCCGACGGAGCGACGAACGCTCGAGATCGACGGCGGCTGGGGCGCCCGAACCCACGACCACCTGATGGCATTCGTCGACGACCTGCTCGCGATGGACGACGAGGACGCCCTCGCCCGCCTCCAGGAGTTCGACGGCATCGGCGAGGGGAAGGCGACGGCGACGCTCAACGCGGCCCGCAACAACCGCGAACAGCTCGAGGCTGGCAACGTCACCGTCCACACCGCGGTCTCGCAGTTAGCCGAACGGTTCGCCAGTCAGGCGGTCGAGCGTGACAACGCGCCAATCGACGAACCGGTGACCACCGACACGAACCGGCTCATCCGCCTGCCGGGGAGCCTCCACGGCGGGAGCGGACTGAAGACGGTACGCCTCGAACGGGACGAAATCGCGGAGTTCGACCCCTTAGACGACGCCGTCCCCGAGACGTTCCAGGGCCACGAGATCACCGTCGACGTGACCCGCGGCGGCGAGGTCGAACTCGGTGGGGATAGCTTTACGGTCACGGAGGGTGACCAGTCACTACCAGAGTACGTTGCCGTGTTCCTGATGGCACGCGGCCGCGCCGAGAAGGAGAAAGAATGA
- the bcp gene encoding thioredoxin-dependent thiol peroxidase, translated as MLDVGDEAPEFELANQHGETVRRSDFDGERLVVYFYPRANTDGCTTEASAFNDALAEFDDRDVNVVGISDDPVADLESFAAEYDLEFDLLSDELGEVATLYESYGEKQMFGNTFDGVFRNTYVVGPDGSIETVYEGVTPEGHAEEVLEDLAESSVELTS; from the coding sequence ATGCTCGACGTCGGCGACGAAGCACCCGAGTTCGAACTAGCCAACCAGCACGGCGAGACCGTCCGCCGCTCAGATTTCGACGGCGAGCGACTCGTCGTCTACTTCTACCCGCGTGCGAACACCGACGGCTGTACCACGGAGGCCTCCGCGTTCAACGACGCGCTCGCTGAGTTCGACGACCGCGACGTGAACGTCGTCGGCATCAGCGACGACCCGGTCGCGGACCTCGAGTCGTTCGCCGCGGAGTACGACCTCGAGTTCGACCTCCTCTCGGACGAACTCGGCGAGGTCGCGACGCTCTACGAATCCTACGGCGAGAAGCAGATGTTCGGAAACACCTTCGACGGCGTCTTCCGAAACACGTACGTCGTCGGTCCGGACGGCTCCATCGAAACGGTCTACGAGGGTGTCACCCCTGAGGGACACGCCGAGGAGGTTCTCGAGGACCTCGCGG